CCCAAGTCTTCTGACTTCAGTATTATTCCCATTTGCTCATTGCctctatttgtttttagttttgatatttTCTAGATTATAGTTTTTTGATCAAAAGATTGAGAAAAGAGACTTGAAAAgcttctataaaaaataaaacatgtaagtTTGATGCTATTTAGAAGTGGCCAATATTACCTTTTCTCAGGATCTTGTTGCAAACAGAGCTGTACCAAGCTaaagaaggcaggagagaaagTTTTTGAGGATGGAGTTTGCAATCTGTCACTATTTACTGTTTGAGTTCCACTGGAGACAAGTACACTTTCTCCAATCCCAGAGTCTACACCTGATCGGGAATTCTTCATTCTGGATTCTGATTGAGGGAAGATACTGACATCCAATGGGCTGTAAGGAGGACCTTTCAGCTTCTGTAACAacatctaaaagaaagaaaagtttctttcACCCTTTTCAgggaaaatgttaaaacaataataaagattCTAACAGACATTTTAACAGAAATTATCTAGAATATAAGGGATCTTATGAGGTAAATTAGTTTGGGATTTTAGTAGCATTTACCTGAGTCCTATGCATGTCCTGGAAAGGTACCTTCCCACTGGCCAATTCACATGCTGTAATCCCAACACTGTAAATATCTGACTTTACATTATATCCATGTAAATCCTGTAGAACAATTAATTTGAAGTCctttagtgaaaataaaataaaaagttatatatctgtgtttttttgagaaaggatGTTGAACAATGAAAAAAACTCATTAGGTGAGAAATCAAGATATACCtaatatatggtatatacattttaaaatccctAACAATAATTTtgacaagaaagaggaaaagtcttGCAGTAGGCCATTCACCAAGCCAAATCTAAGGGCACAATTGTCCTTTAGTCAAGCTCAGAAGACACTCAAGATGCACAGACAACCCAATGCAAAGGCCACACCTGACCTGTCTCAGTAGTTCTGGGCTCAGCCACGGCTGCACTGATGTGCTGAACTGTGGGAAATCATACACAGCCCTATGCCTCTGTCCATGCTTAACCAAACTATGCAGGTGGGACAGGCCAGAGAGGGTCACTAGGCCATCACCAGAAATGAGGATATGGCTGGCTTTAATACTCctagaacaaaaagaaacaatcctaaaTACTAGGAAATTGGccaatgaagaataaaaatctggTCAGAACAAATCCATGTATTCTCTTGGAAATTAAATACTCTTTATAAAACAGCACGCTTATATGTAAGTGtgcttatacacacacatatacatatatacatacacacatataaaatattcagGGAATTAGGAATCCTTTCAACTATTTAATATGGCATTAGAACAAGGGAAAATACAACTGACAGCTACATGTTTGGaagtgataatattttttttcaaacttggaATGGAATCACATTACTAATTTCACTATTTTAGGATACTGCTGTAAAATACCCAAGGAGAagtctaaaaaaaatcaatatttgaaGCATAAAGTTAGAATATAAAGTTAAATGCAGCATTATCCAATAAAAGGCAGCCTCCCCTGGTATTaacatcatttataaatatatgtcttaacataaaaatttcttttttcaaataaattataaaagagcCTTGTTCAGTAAAATATTGAATTTGGAAACTAAGGGAGTCTGGTTAAGTGTAGTAAAACCTTGATTAATTAGAATACGGTCTGTTAGAACTCATAGTTAACCAGAATGTTCCTAAAAATGAATAGTAAGAAAACAAGCTTTAAAGAGACTGAAacgaactttaaaaataatttaaaaagaaaaacgtcCCAGTATATCTTAAAacagcattgtttttaatgttcagtcAATTAGTTCTGCATCTATAGTTTAAAAACAAGAGAATTGATACTTAGTATGATAATCTCAAAGTGCTAcaacatatttaagaaattaacGAAAGGTTTAGTTCCAATTTGTACATAAATTTGTAAATATGACATAGAGCTATAAAGCAGATAAAGCAGCTCTTTATAtgcttaagaaaaacaaaagagacaacaAGGATCCCATTACATAGAGTTTATACTCCACGAGGAAAGGCTCTCCACCAGAACACTAAGCACAGCATTTGGCAAAGAGGATGTGGTCTGAACATTTTTGGTGAGTGACCATAAAATGTAATAAGCATTTACTACTACTGGCCCCTTCCTCTCTCAATTTTCACTTATGAGTTTCCTATCTCTCCTAACACTCAACTGCTCCTTCCTAAAAGCTCCTTAAATGATTTCAttctgtaaaatacaaataaataaatacctgtgAATGCAGCCATTTTGGTGCAGATAGCTCAACCCTCTCACTGCTCCAAAGAGAATGTTTCTTATTAAAGTTTCACTCATTCCTTCAGGAAAGTAAGTCTTCAAGAGCTGACTTGCTGAACCTGAAAGAAACACCTGAAATCTTTAACTGAACATTGGTTTTGCTTCTAGctatgttttaaatgttcttttcaactataaatacacacacacacacacacacacacacacacacacacacacacacctgttttaGAGTCTACCTACTTTCCTATGCAAAGGTAGTTTTCCTtcaagaatctttaaaaagacttttctaaTGATACTCTAGAGATTAGAAAAGAGAATTAGCAATTTTcagtattacttaaaaaaatactgtatttatatatttttagaccCAGAGGCAATTCATCAAAGTTATCCTAAAGATCAAAGCTctaactcttaaatacagagaacaaactgagggttgatgggggggtggaagaggggaaaatgggtgatgggcattgaggacagcacttgttgggatgagcactaggtgttttATGtgagcgatgaatcacgggaatctacccccaaaaacaagagcacactgtatacactgtatgttagccaacttgacaataaattatattttaaaaaataaaaaataaaaataaaagctctagaatccatttgtttatttgtgcaATATAATTATTGAACACTTTGTGCAAGGAACTGagcaccaaaatgaaaaatacatacatgatcctgccctcaagaagctgaAGTACAGTGAAAGGAGACAGGtacacacacagatgtttatactATAATAAAGTAAGTTTACAATGAGAGAAATAGGGACAGAGATGGT
The sequence above is drawn from the Neofelis nebulosa isolate mNeoNeb1 chromosome 2, mNeoNeb1.pri, whole genome shotgun sequence genome and encodes:
- the STRADB gene encoding STE20-related kinase adapter protein beta isoform X1; translation: MSLLDCFCTSRTQVESLRPEKQSETSIHQHLVDELPFSQLPSSTRAKDVICSTNVSHYELQVEIGRGFDNLTSIHLARHTPTGTLVTIKITNLENCTDERLKALQKAVILSHFFRHPNITTYWTVFTVGSWLWVISPFMAYGSASQLLKTYFPEGMSETLIRNILFGAVRGLSYLHQNGCIHRSIKASHILISGDGLVTLSGLSHLHSLVKHGQRHRAVYDFPQFSTSVQPWLSPELLRQDLHGYNVKSDIYSVGITACELASGKVPFQDMHRTQMLLQKLKGPPYSPLDVSIFPQSESRMKNSRSGVDSGIGESVLVSSGTQTVNSDRLQTPSSKTFSPAFFSLVQLCLQQDPEKRPSASSLLSHVFFKQMKEESQDSILTLLPPKPSIALSPVSRWTEPECDFPDEKDSNWEF
- the STRADB gene encoding STE20-related kinase adapter protein beta isoform X2; this translates as MSLLDCFCTSRTQVESLRPEKQSETSIHQHLVDELPFSQLPSSTRAKDVICSTNVSHYELQVEIGRGFDNLTSIHLARHTPTGTLVTIKITNLENCTDERLKALQKAVILSHFFRHPNITTYWTVFTVGSWLWVISPFMAYGSASQLLKTYFPEGMSETLIRNILFGAVRGLSYLHQNGCIHRSIKASHILISGDGLVTLSGLSHLHSLVKHGQRHRAVYDFPQFSTSVQPWLSPELLRQDLHGYNVKSDIYSVGITACELASGKVPFQDMHRTQMLLQKLKGPPYSPLDVSIFPQSESRMKNSRSGVDSGIGESVLVSSGTQTVNSDRLQTPSSKTFSPAFFSLVQLCLQQDPEKR